From Arachis stenosperma cultivar V10309 chromosome 2, arast.V10309.gnm1.PFL2, whole genome shotgun sequence, one genomic window encodes:
- the LOC130962767 gene encoding transcription factor bHLH51-like, translated as HYSAPNSNNNSSFSVPTQIVPHAYDSAFASLQFQYPWPLAFEGFPEDRAASASKSHSQAEKRRRDKINAQLATLRKLIPKSDKMDKAALLGSVVDHVKDLKRKAMDVSKSITVPSETNEVTIIECDPDQDESYAKVKILKHNIVISVCCDDRPELFSELIQVLKGLRLINQDQNIFRSSKQNRRAHKSNINQDQNLRKSKTKIKKAA; from the exons caTTACTCTGCACCAAACAGTAACAATAATTCTTCCTTTTCAGTACCAACACAGATAGTGCCTCATGCCTATGACTCAGCCTTTGCCTCTCTTCAATTCCAATATCCATGGCCTTTAGCCTTTGAAGGGTTTCCAGAAGATAGAGCTGCAAGTGCTTCTAAGAGCCATAGCCAAGCagagaaaagaagaagggacAAGATCAATGCACAGCTTGCAACTCTTAGAAAACTGATTCCTAAGTCTGATAAG ATGGACAAGGCTGCATTACTAGGGAGTGTAGTAGATCATGTGAAGGATCTAAAGCGAAAAGCGATGGATGTGAGCAAAAGCATCACAGTTCCAAGTGAAACTAATGAAGTAACAATAATAGAGTGTGACCCTGATCAAGATGAAAGCTATGCTAAAGTGAAGATACTGAAGCACAACATTGTAATTTCAGTTTGCTGTGATGATAGACCAGAACTTTTCAGTGAACTCATTCAAGTCCTAAAAGGGTTGAGGCTCATAAATCAAGATCAGAACATATTCAGAAGCAGCAAACAGAATAGGCGAGCtcataaatcaaacataaatcaaGATCAGAACCTCAgaaaatcaaaaacaaaaatcaagaagGCAGCATAG
- the LOC130960556 gene encoding uncharacterized protein LOC130960556 has translation MLKFLSKVKIEYNALDPRIASCMEFMAQCNSRKARESNPACQVEVKRRTDEHLPQITVTFVNGVEQAFDATSTPAQSIRTMILEKGQTLETEQMFREAGESWPVIIPKEELSQPAPGIKPRKAEEKKQ, from the exons ATGTTGAAATTCCTATCGAAAGTGAAGATTGAGTACAACGCGCTGGACCCGCGAATAGCATCGTGTATGGAGTTCATGGCACAGTGCAACTCACGCAAGGCGAGGGAATCAAACCCTGCGTGCCAGGTGGAGGTGAAGCGCCGAACTGATGAACACCTGCCGCAGATCACGGTGACCTTCGTCAACGGCGTCGAGCAAGCCTTCGATGCGACCTCAACCCCTGCACAGAGCATAAGGACCATGATTCTTGAAAAAGGCCAAACCCTAGAGACCGAGCAGATGTTCCGAGAAGCTGGTGAGTCATGGCCTGTCATCATCCCCAAAGAAGAGCTATCTCAACCCGCACCTGGCATCAAG CCAAGGAAAGCAGAGGAGAAGAAGCAATAG